The Deferribacterota bacterium nucleotide sequence TGCTATATCTATAAGATCATTTGATGCACTTCTACAATGTATTATTATAGGTTTATTGTGTTTTTTTGCTTGATGTAGAAAATAGTCAAAATATTTTTTTTGTACATTGATATTTGTTGTATCCCTATAGTAATCTAGGCCTGTTTCACCGATTGCTATGCATTTCTTATCATTAAAAATCTCATTAAAGAAGGTATCATCCTCCCTAAATTCAGATATTTCTGTTGGATGGTATGCTGCAGCAAAATATATGTTGTTATAAGAATGTGCTATCTTTGATGCTTTAATTATATCATCTTTATTAATTCCCACAGTTATTAATCTTTTAACACCGAAATCTAAAGCCCTTTTTATAGCCTCTTCTAAGTCTTCATTAAAGTTATTAAAGTGAATATGGCTGTGAGTGTCTGTTATACTATATCCACTATCCAAAAGATTTTTAATTTCCTTTAGATAGTCTTTATGTATGGCACTGTCTTTTTTCTTTATACACAACTCCATAATTATTTGATTTTTGTTCCCTCTTTTATTGTATCTGGCACAAAGATAGCGCTTACCTTATTTTCTTCACTTGCTGCAAGAAGCATGCCCTCCGATAGTTCACCCATTAGTTTTGCTGGCTTTAAATTATTTATTATAAGGATTTTTTTCTCTATTAATTCCTCAGGTTTATAGGATTCAGCGATTCCTGCTACAATTTGTTTTTTTCTATCCCCTACATCAACTAGTAATTTTAGGAGTCTATTAGAACCTTTGATTTGTTGTGCATGCAAGATCTTTGCTACCCTTATATCAATCTTTTTGAAATATTCTATGTCTACTAGATTCTCTTTTGAGAGTTCTGAGGTTATTTTGTTGTGCATTTCTTCTACTTTGATCTTCTCATCTACTCTTGGGAATAGAGGTTCTCCTTTTTTGATTACGGCCCCATCTTGTAATTTAAATAGGGTCAATTCTTTGGTAAAAGATTTATTTTCAATGCTTTCTTCAAGCGAGAGTTGTTTTCTAATTTTTTCTGAGGTATGAGGCATAAAAGGGTATATCAACAATGAGATTATCCTTATTGAATCCATAATTATATACATAACAGATCCTAATCTTTTTCTATATTTGTCTGATTTTGCCAAATTCCAAGGTTTTGTTGTATCTATATATTTATTCAAAGCACTAATTAATTCCCAAATAGCTGCTAAAGCTTTGCTAAATTCTAAGTTGTTCATAAAGGAGTCTACATTATCTATAGTTTTATTAACTGTTTCTATAATAGCAGAATCAGCCATCTCTTTTTCTTCATATTTTGGCATAATGCCACCAAAATATTTTTCCATCATATTCACTGATCGATTTATAAGGTTACCAAGATCATTTGCTAGGTCACTATTTATTCTATGTATTAGTGTTTTAAATGAGAAATCCCCATCAAGCCCAAAAGTTACCTCTCTTAATAAAAAATATCTTATTGGATCAACACCAAAATTCTCTATTAAAAAGATTGGATTAATGGCGTTACCTAGAGATTTAGACATTTTTTGACCTTCAATTGTCCACCAGCCGTGTGCAAATACACATTTAGGCAATTCTTCTTCTATGCTCATTAATATTGTAGGCCAATATACTGTGTGGAATCTGAGAATATCTTTTCCAACTAGATGATAGTCAGCTGGCCAATATTTTTTAAAATTATCTCCTTCTTTATAATAATCTAGAGCAGAGATATAATTTGTTAAAGCATCAACCCAAACATAGATAACATGGTTTGGATCATTAGGCATTTTAACCCCCCAATCAAAGGAGGTTCTACTTA carries:
- the metG gene encoding methionine--tRNA ligase; protein product: MNKTFYVTTPIYYVNDIPHLGHAYTTIAADTIARYKRMLGYDVFFLTGTDEHGLKIEKAAKEKGVHPKELADNVVERFKNLWEKLNIKYSKFIRTTDNEHKLTLQKIINKMIDKGDIYLGHYEGWYCTPCETYWTETQLLDGNVCPSCGRQTERIKEPSYFFRMSKYQEKLLKHIKEHPGFIKPQSRRNEIISFVEEGLRDLSISRTSFDWGVKMPNDPNHVIYVWVDALTNYISALDYYKEGDNFKKYWPADYHLVGKDILRFHTVYWPTILMSIEEELPKCVFAHGWWTIEGQKMSKSLGNAINPIFLIENFGVDPIRYFLLREVTFGLDGDFSFKTLIHRINSDLANDLGNLINRSVNMMEKYFGGIMPKYEEKEMADSAIIETVNKTIDNVDSFMNNLEFSKALAAIWELISALNKYIDTTKPWNLAKSDKYRKRLGSVMYIIMDSIRIISLLIYPFMPHTSEKIRKQLSLEESIENKSFTKELTLFKLQDGAVIKKGEPLFPRVDEKIKVEEMHNKITSELSKENLVDIEYFKKIDIRVAKILHAQQIKGSNRLLKLLVDVGDRKKQIVAGIAESYKPEELIEKKILIINNLKPAKLMGELSEGMLLAASEENKVSAIFVPDTIKEGTKIK
- a CDS encoding TatD family hydrolase, which codes for MELCIKKKDSAIHKDYLKEIKNLLDSGYSITDTHSHIHFNNFNEDLEEAIKRALDFGVKRLITVGINKDDIIKASKIAHSYNNIYFAAAYHPTEISEFREDDTFFNEIFNDKKCIAIGETGLDYYRDTTNINVQKKYFDYFLHQAKKHNKPIIIHCRSASNDLIDIAANFIKKNNQIKGVLHCFNGDKKLLEFGIKNNLYFSFAGNVTFTKSSELRSAISKIPLSRIILETDCPFLSPMPYRGKRNEPVNIIYTLYTVHKVINKPLDSCLRIFEENVERLFFNQ